Proteins encoded together in one Paracidovorax wautersii window:
- the fumC gene encoding class II fumarate hydratase: protein MTIRTERDTFGPIDVPAHRLWGAQTQRSLQNFDISGEQQPREIIKALAQVKRASAQVNHALGLQDARKTEAIVAAADEVIAGKHPEEFPLVVWQTGSGTQTNMNVNEVLANRASEILGGERGEGRLVHPNDDVNRSQSSNDVFPTAMHVAAVEALTHRLLPAIAKLRTTLEAKAQAFDGIVKIGRTHLQDATPLTLGQEISGWVAQLAHGEKHVRDALPHLYELALGGTAVGTGLNAPKGYAEGVAKELAALTGLPFVTAPSKFEALASVDALVHAHGALKTLAASMMKIANDVRWLASGPRSGIGEISIPENEPGSSIMPGKVNPTQSEAVTMLAAQVFGNDVAINFGGASGNFELNVFRPMVAHNFLQSVRLLADGMVSFNDHCAVGIEPNRERIGELVSRSLMLVTALNTHIGYDKAAFIAKKAHKEGSSLREAAIASGHVTGEQFDQWVVPENMVGR from the coding sequence ATGACCATCCGTACCGAACGTGACACCTTTGGACCCATCGACGTCCCCGCACACCGACTGTGGGGCGCGCAGACGCAGCGCTCGTTGCAGAACTTCGACATCTCCGGTGAGCAGCAGCCGCGCGAGATCATCAAGGCGCTGGCCCAGGTGAAGCGGGCATCGGCCCAGGTGAACCACGCCCTGGGCCTGCAGGACGCGCGCAAGACCGAGGCCATCGTGGCTGCCGCCGACGAAGTGATTGCCGGCAAGCACCCGGAAGAATTTCCGCTGGTCGTCTGGCAGACCGGCTCGGGCACGCAGACCAACATGAACGTCAACGAGGTGCTGGCCAACCGCGCCAGCGAGATCCTCGGCGGCGAGCGGGGCGAGGGCCGCCTCGTCCACCCCAACGACGATGTGAACCGCAGCCAGTCCAGCAACGACGTGTTCCCCACGGCCATGCACGTGGCGGCGGTGGAGGCGCTCACGCACCGCCTGCTGCCGGCCATCGCCAAGCTGCGCACCACGCTGGAAGCGAAGGCGCAGGCCTTCGACGGTATCGTGAAGATCGGCCGCACGCACCTGCAGGATGCGACGCCGCTCACGCTGGGTCAGGAGATCTCGGGCTGGGTGGCCCAGCTGGCGCACGGCGAGAAGCACGTGCGCGATGCGTTGCCGCATCTGTATGAGCTGGCCCTGGGCGGCACCGCCGTGGGCACCGGCCTGAATGCGCCCAAGGGCTACGCCGAAGGCGTGGCGAAGGAGCTGGCTGCGCTCACCGGGCTGCCGTTCGTCACGGCGCCGAGCAAGTTCGAGGCGCTGGCCTCCGTGGATGCGCTGGTGCATGCGCATGGCGCGCTGAAGACGCTGGCGGCCAGCATGATGAAGATCGCCAACGACGTGCGCTGGCTCGCCAGCGGCCCGCGCAGCGGCATCGGCGAGATCAGCATCCCCGAGAACGAGCCCGGCTCGTCCATCATGCCGGGCAAGGTGAACCCCACGCAGAGCGAGGCCGTGACCATGCTGGCCGCGCAGGTCTTCGGCAACGACGTGGCCATCAACTTCGGCGGGGCCTCGGGCAACTTCGAGCTCAACGTGTTCCGCCCGATGGTGGCGCACAACTTCCTGCAGAGCGTGCGCCTGCTGGCGGACGGCATGGTCAGCTTCAACGACCACTGCGCCGTCGGCATCGAGCCCAACCGCGAGCGCATCGGCGAGCTGGTCAGCCGCTCGCTGATGCTGGTGACGGCGCTCAACACCCACATCGGCTACGACAAGGCGGCCTTCATCGCCAAGAAGGCGCACAAGGAGGGCTCGTCGCTGCGCGAAGCGGCGATCGCTTCGGGCCACGTCACGGGCGAGCAGTTCGACCAGTGGGTCGTGCCCGAGAACATGGTCGGCCGCTGA
- a CDS encoding DUF6806 family protein produces the protein MSSYNAPFEIHVHGQVQLRPEAGFDQIQEALKPLWKYAGARSLADGAASAYEEEPGIQFDAKAHMLQICWTVRGDEDFRQSLDEMCMSLNELAEQGAAIEVTFYDTDFDEEEEDDGTEARDDFVMLFVGPTPAAIMQVQRDLLVQDVVNMMERHFDGSELSGVVAEIDKLFSERFDALVNSLEIGKPPRGSGGSGSGHGGTGGRRPRHLH, from the coding sequence ATGTCAAGTTACAACGCTCCCTTTGAAATCCACGTGCACGGCCAGGTCCAGTTGCGCCCCGAGGCCGGGTTCGATCAGATCCAGGAGGCGTTGAAGCCTTTGTGGAAGTACGCCGGAGCCCGTTCGCTGGCCGATGGCGCGGCCAGCGCCTATGAGGAAGAGCCGGGGATCCAGTTCGATGCGAAGGCGCACATGCTGCAGATCTGCTGGACGGTGCGAGGCGACGAGGACTTTCGCCAGTCGCTGGACGAGATGTGCATGAGCCTCAACGAACTGGCCGAGCAGGGTGCAGCCATCGAAGTCACGTTCTATGACACGGACTTCGACGAAGAGGAAGAGGACGACGGCACCGAGGCGCGCGACGACTTCGTGATGCTGTTCGTCGGACCGACGCCCGCGGCCATCATGCAGGTGCAGCGCGACCTGCTGGTGCAGGACGTCGTGAACATGATGGAGCGGCACTTCGACGGCTCCGAACTGAGCGGCGTGGTGGCCGAGATCGACAAGCTGTTCTCCGAGCGCTTTGATGCACTGGTGAATTCGCTGGAGATCGGCAAGCCGCCGCGCGGTTCCGGTGGCTCGGGCAGCGGCCATGGTGGCACTGGCGGACGCCGGCCCCGCCATTTGCACTGA
- a CDS encoding putative bifunctional diguanylate cyclase/phosphodiesterase, with protein sequence MSSALLTTATGFMPASYDPPVVAASFGIALLASYVTLDLARRVRTSERRSGLAWWVAGSVVMGSGVWSMHFLGMQAFRLPIALGFTSLLTLLSWIAAVGASGIALALASMPAFRRRHLVWGALAMGGGISAMHYIGMQALDMSLPIVWRPWVVAASVLIAVLASASALALFQLLRKVHGPRRPAFQMLASVVMAAAICGMHYTGMAAADFPVGTVCTSANALGGSGLTAVIVLATGMLLISTLFTSILDARLQSTARALTRSLQESNDQLTRANAALQKQAFADPLTGLPNRLLFEDRLAQALLRLDRANHRKVTERLGVLFVDLDGFKPMNDSFGHAFGDAILAQAAQRLHGDARDSDTVARVGGDEFVLLLENVGSVPECGGVAERILASMAQPFDLGGRQVQISCSIGVVVYPDHGERDKLMAHADAAMYAAKRAGGNGYALFEESMRSDATNLLELKSDLRRALGDASRQLALHYQPKIDGARGGARGVEALLRWQHPTRGPVSPAVFIALAERSGLINPLGNWVIGEACRQIAEWHAQGLQMPVAINLSVHQLRETGLARRIAQALQEHGVEPSQLLCEITESVAMEDTQATQRTLEELERIGISLSIDDFGTGHSSLSYLRRMPVQQLKIDRSFVADLEHQEDARAVVDAVVRLAHALGLHVVAEGVETQGQRDILRAMQCDELQGFLFARPMPADALLDWARRHTAGTWADSPAPRAGPAAAAA encoded by the coding sequence ATGTCATCCGCCCTCCTCACCACCGCGACAGGCTTCATGCCTGCCAGCTACGACCCGCCCGTGGTGGCGGCGTCGTTCGGCATCGCGCTGCTGGCGTCGTATGTCACGCTGGACCTGGCGCGGCGCGTGCGTACGTCCGAACGGCGCAGCGGCCTGGCGTGGTGGGTGGCCGGCTCGGTCGTCATGGGCTCCGGCGTGTGGAGCATGCACTTTCTGGGCATGCAGGCGTTCCGGCTGCCCATCGCGCTCGGGTTCACCAGTCTGCTGACCCTGCTGTCCTGGATTGCTGCGGTGGGCGCCTCCGGTATCGCACTGGCCCTGGCCAGCATGCCGGCCTTCCGGCGGCGCCACCTCGTCTGGGGTGCGCTGGCCATGGGCGGCGGCATCAGCGCAATGCACTACATCGGCATGCAGGCGCTGGACATGTCGCTGCCCATCGTATGGCGCCCGTGGGTCGTGGCGGCCTCCGTCCTCATCGCGGTGCTGGCCTCCGCTTCGGCGCTGGCCCTCTTCCAGCTGCTGCGCAAGGTGCACGGGCCGCGCCGCCCGGCCTTCCAAATGCTGGCCTCCGTGGTCATGGCTGCGGCCATCTGCGGCATGCACTACACCGGCATGGCGGCGGCCGACTTTCCCGTAGGCACCGTCTGCACCAGCGCCAACGCGCTGGGCGGCTCCGGGCTGACCGCGGTGATCGTGCTCGCCACGGGCATGCTGCTCATCAGCACGCTGTTCACGTCCATCCTGGACGCGCGCCTGCAGAGCACCGCACGCGCCCTCACGCGCTCCCTGCAGGAAAGCAACGACCAGCTCACCCGCGCTAACGCGGCCCTGCAGAAGCAGGCCTTCGCCGATCCGCTGACCGGCCTGCCCAATCGCCTGCTGTTCGAAGACCGCCTGGCGCAGGCGCTGCTCCGGCTGGACCGCGCCAACCACCGCAAGGTCACGGAGCGGCTGGGGGTGCTTTTCGTCGACCTGGATGGCTTCAAGCCGATGAACGACTCGTTCGGCCATGCCTTCGGCGACGCCATCCTGGCCCAGGCCGCACAGCGCCTGCATGGCGATGCGCGGGATAGCGACACCGTCGCGCGCGTGGGCGGCGACGAGTTCGTGCTGCTGCTGGAGAACGTGGGCAGCGTGCCGGAATGCGGGGGCGTGGCCGAGCGCATCCTGGCGTCGATGGCGCAGCCGTTCGACCTGGGGGGCCGACAGGTGCAGATCTCGTGCTCCATCGGTGTGGTCGTCTACCCGGACCACGGGGAGCGCGACAAGCTCATGGCCCATGCGGATGCGGCCATGTATGCCGCCAAGCGCGCGGGCGGCAATGGCTACGCGCTGTTCGAGGAATCGATGCGGTCGGACGCCACGAACCTGCTGGAGCTCAAGAGTGACCTGCGCCGCGCGCTGGGCGACGCCAGCCGGCAGCTGGCGCTTCACTACCAGCCCAAGATCGACGGCGCGCGCGGCGGTGCCCGCGGGGTCGAAGCGCTGCTGCGCTGGCAGCATCCCACCCGGGGTCCCGTGAGCCCGGCGGTGTTCATTGCACTGGCAGAGCGCTCCGGCCTCATCAACCCGCTGGGCAACTGGGTGATCGGCGAGGCCTGCCGCCAGATCGCCGAGTGGCATGCGCAGGGCCTGCAGATGCCGGTGGCCATCAACCTGTCGGTCCACCAGCTGCGCGAGACCGGCCTGGCGCGGCGCATCGCCCAGGCGCTGCAGGAGCACGGCGTGGAGCCCTCGCAGCTGCTGTGCGAGATCACGGAATCGGTGGCCATGGAGGACACGCAGGCCACCCAGCGCACGCTGGAAGAGCTGGAGCGCATCGGCATTTCGCTGTCCATCGACGACTTCGGCACCGGCCACTCCAGCCTGAGCTACCTGCGCCGCATGCCGGTGCAGCAGCTCAAGATCGACCGCAGCTTCGTGGCCGATCTGGAGCACCAGGAAGACGCCCGCGCCGTGGTCGACGCCGTGGTGCGCCTGGCGCACGCACTGGGGCTGCACGTGGTGGCCGAAGGCGTCGAAACGCAGGGCCAGCGCGACATCCTGCGGGCCATGCAGTGCGACGAGCTGCAGGGCTTTCTCTTCGCCCGGCCCATGCCGGCCGATGCGCTGCTGGACTGGGCACGCAGGCACACGGCCGGCACCTGGGCGGATAGCCCTGCGCCGCGCGCGGGTCCCGCCGCAGCCGCCGCCTGA
- the lon gene encoding endopeptidase La has translation MSGHTPLPPTPIDLPLLPLRDVVVFPHMVIPLFVGRPKSIKALELAMDADRRIMLVAQKTAAKDEPQVADMFDVGCISTILQMLKLPDGTVKVLVEGQQRALVASIDDGETHFTATVTPVQAGEEEHKPSEIEALRRAVMQQFDQYVKLNKKIPPEILTSISSIDDPGRLADTIAAHLPLKLENKQLVLDLSDVKLRLENLFEQLDREVDILNVDKKIRGRVKRQMEKNQRDFYLNEQVKAIQKELGEGEEGADIEEIEKKIKAAKMPAEARKKADAEFKKLKLMSPMSAEATVVRNYIDVLTGLPWAKRTKIKHDLANAEGVLNEDHYGLDKVKDRILEYLAVQQRVDKVKAPILCLVGPPGVGKTSLGQSIAKATGRKYVRMALGGMRDEAEIRGHRRTYIGAMPGKVLQSLNKVGTRNPLFLLDEIDKLGTDFRGDPSSALLEVLDPEQNSKFGDHYVEVDFDLSDVMFVATSNSMNIPPALLDRMEVIRLSGYTEDEKTNIAMKYLLPKQMTNNGVKDEELQVTESAVRDVVRYYTREAGVRSLERELSKICRKVVKGLQLKKLEPQVVVTADNLPDYLGVRKYTYGRAEQQNQVGQVVGLAWTEVGGDLLTIEAASMPGKGVITRTGSLGDVMKESVEAARTVVRSRARLLGIKDEVFEKRDMHIHVPDGATPKDGPSAGAAMTTAFVSALTGIPVRGDVAMTGEITLRGEVTAIGGLKEKLLAALRGGIRTVLIPEENVKDLQEIPDNVKSGLEIIPVKWIDKVLEVALERKPIALTEDEVAAAAVPAPEPAKAAGTATGSVKH, from the coding sequence ATGTCCGGACACACTCCCTTGCCACCCACCCCCATCGATCTGCCCCTGTTGCCTCTGCGTGACGTGGTGGTGTTTCCTCACATGGTGATCCCGCTGTTCGTGGGCCGCCCCAAGAGCATCAAGGCGCTTGAGCTGGCCATGGACGCGGACCGCCGCATCATGCTGGTGGCGCAGAAAACGGCGGCCAAGGACGAGCCCCAGGTGGCCGACATGTTCGACGTGGGTTGCATCTCCACGATCCTGCAGATGCTCAAGCTGCCTGATGGCACCGTGAAGGTGCTGGTCGAGGGGCAGCAGCGCGCGCTGGTGGCCTCCATCGACGATGGCGAGACCCACTTCACCGCCACCGTCACCCCGGTCCAGGCCGGCGAGGAAGAGCACAAGCCGAGCGAGATCGAGGCGCTGCGCCGCGCCGTGATGCAGCAGTTTGACCAGTACGTCAAGCTCAACAAGAAGATACCTCCAGAGATCCTGACCTCAATCTCCAGCATCGATGATCCCGGCCGGCTTGCCGACACCATCGCGGCCCACCTGCCGCTCAAGCTGGAGAACAAGCAATTGGTGCTTGATCTCTCCGACGTGAAGCTGCGCCTGGAGAACCTGTTCGAGCAACTCGACCGAGAGGTCGACATCCTCAACGTCGACAAGAAGATCCGCGGTCGCGTGAAGCGGCAGATGGAGAAGAACCAGCGCGACTTCTACCTCAACGAGCAGGTGAAGGCCATCCAGAAGGAACTGGGCGAGGGTGAAGAAGGCGCGGACATCGAAGAGATCGAGAAGAAGATCAAGGCCGCCAAGATGCCCGCCGAGGCGCGCAAGAAGGCCGACGCGGAGTTCAAGAAGCTCAAGCTCATGTCGCCCATGTCGGCAGAAGCCACCGTGGTGCGCAACTACATCGACGTGCTGACCGGTCTGCCCTGGGCCAAGCGCACGAAGATCAAGCACGACCTGGCCAATGCCGAGGGCGTGCTGAACGAAGACCATTACGGCCTGGACAAGGTGAAGGACCGCATCCTCGAGTACCTCGCGGTGCAGCAGCGCGTGGACAAGGTCAAGGCGCCCATCCTGTGCCTGGTGGGGCCCCCCGGCGTGGGCAAGACCTCGCTTGGCCAGTCCATCGCGAAGGCGACGGGCCGCAAGTACGTGCGCATGGCGCTCGGCGGCATGCGCGATGAGGCCGAGATCCGCGGGCACCGCCGCACCTACATCGGCGCCATGCCGGGCAAGGTGCTGCAGAGCCTGAACAAGGTTGGCACGCGCAATCCGCTGTTCCTCCTCGACGAGATCGACAAGCTGGGTACGGATTTCCGCGGCGACCCTTCCAGCGCGTTGCTCGAAGTGCTCGATCCTGAGCAGAACAGCAAGTTCGGCGATCACTATGTGGAGGTCGACTTCGATCTGTCCGACGTGATGTTCGTGGCCACGTCCAACTCAATGAACATTCCGCCGGCCCTGCTGGACCGCATGGAAGTGATCCGCCTGTCGGGCTACACCGAAGACGAGAAGACCAACATCGCCATGAAGTACCTGCTGCCCAAGCAGATGACGAACAACGGCGTGAAGGACGAGGAACTGCAGGTCACCGAGTCTGCCGTGCGCGATGTGGTGCGCTACTACACCCGTGAGGCCGGCGTGCGTTCGCTGGAGCGCGAGCTGTCCAAGATCTGCCGCAAGGTGGTGAAGGGCCTGCAGCTGAAAAAGCTGGAACCCCAGGTCGTGGTGACCGCTGACAACCTGCCCGACTACCTGGGCGTACGCAAGTACACCTACGGCCGCGCGGAGCAGCAGAACCAGGTAGGCCAGGTCGTAGGCCTCGCGTGGACCGAGGTGGGCGGTGATCTGCTGACCATCGAGGCGGCCAGCATGCCCGGCAAGGGCGTCATCACGCGCACCGGTTCGCTGGGCGATGTGATGAAGGAATCGGTCGAGGCCGCACGGACCGTGGTGCGCAGCCGGGCACGCCTGTTGGGCATCAAGGACGAGGTCTTCGAGAAGCGGGACATGCACATCCACGTGCCCGACGGTGCGACGCCCAAGGACGGCCCGAGCGCGGGCGCCGCAATGACGACCGCCTTCGTGTCGGCGCTGACGGGTATCCCTGTGCGCGGCGACGTGGCGATGACCGGCGAGATCACCCTGCGCGGCGAGGTCACGGCGATCGGCGGCCTCAAGGAGAAGCTGCTCGCAGCCCTGCGTGGCGGCATCCGCACGGTTCTGATTCCGGAAGAGAACGTCAAGGATCTGCAGGAGATCCCGGACAACGTGAAGAGCGGCCTGGAGATCATTCCCGTCAAATGGATCGACAAGGTGCTCGAGGTGGCGCTGGAGCGCAAGCCCATCGCGTTGACGGAGGATGAAGTAGCTGCAGCCGCCGTTCCGGCCCCTGAGCCTGCCAAGGCTGCGGGAACGGCCACGGGGTCGGTCAAGCACTGA
- a CDS encoding fumarate hydratase: protein MTTSIRYHDLVESVAASLQYISYYHPADFIAHLARAYEREQSPAAKDAMAQILTNSKMSATGQRPICQDTGIVNVFLKIGMDVRWEGFPAGQGLEDAVNEGVRRGYNHPDNTLRASVVADPQFLRKNTKDNTPAVIFTQIVPGNTVDITVAAKGGGSENKSKMVMMNPSDNLVDWVLKTVPTMGAGWCPPGMLGIGIGGTAEKAVLLAKESLMDDLNMYELQAKSARGEKLDQVEELRLELFEKVNALGIGAQGLGGLSTVLDIKIKMYPTHAASKPVAMIPNCAATRHAHFVLDGSGPVYLEAPSLDLWPKIDWAPDYNKSKRVDLNTLTKEEVASWKPGDTLLLNGKMLTGRDAAHKRIQDMLAKGEQLPVDFTNRVIYYVGPVDPVRDEAVGPAGPTTATRMDKFTDMMLAETGLIAMIGKSERGPVAIEAIKKHQSAYLMAVGGAAYLVSKAIKTAKVVGFEDLGMEAIYEFDVVDMPVTVAVDAGGTSAHITGPALWKEKIATGEFKGIALAEA from the coding sequence ATGACCACGTCCATCCGGTACCACGACCTCGTGGAATCCGTCGCTGCGTCGTTGCAGTACATCTCCTACTACCACCCCGCCGACTTCATCGCCCACCTGGCCCGCGCCTATGAGCGCGAACAAAGCCCCGCGGCCAAGGACGCGATGGCGCAGATCCTCACCAACAGCAAGATGAGCGCCACGGGCCAGCGACCCATCTGCCAGGACACCGGCATCGTCAACGTGTTCCTGAAGATCGGCATGGACGTGCGCTGGGAAGGCTTTCCCGCAGGCCAGGGCCTGGAAGACGCGGTCAACGAAGGTGTGCGCCGCGGCTACAACCACCCGGACAACACGCTGCGCGCCAGCGTGGTGGCCGATCCGCAGTTCCTGCGTAAGAACACCAAGGACAACACGCCCGCGGTGATCTTCACGCAGATCGTGCCCGGCAACACGGTGGACATCACCGTCGCGGCCAAGGGCGGCGGCAGCGAGAACAAGTCCAAGATGGTCATGATGAACCCCAGCGACAACCTGGTCGACTGGGTGCTCAAGACCGTGCCCACCATGGGTGCCGGCTGGTGCCCGCCGGGCATGCTGGGCATCGGCATCGGCGGCACAGCCGAGAAGGCGGTCCTGCTCGCCAAGGAAAGCCTGATGGACGACCTGAACATGTACGAACTGCAGGCCAAGTCGGCGCGCGGCGAAAAGCTCGACCAGGTCGAGGAACTGCGCCTGGAACTGTTCGAGAAGGTCAACGCCCTGGGCATCGGCGCCCAAGGCCTGGGCGGCCTCAGCACCGTGCTGGACATCAAGATCAAGATGTACCCCACGCACGCCGCGTCCAAGCCCGTGGCCATGATCCCCAACTGCGCAGCCACCCGCCACGCGCACTTCGTGCTGGACGGCTCCGGCCCCGTCTACCTGGAAGCGCCGTCGCTGGACCTCTGGCCCAAGATCGACTGGGCGCCGGACTACAACAAGTCCAAGCGCGTCGACCTGAACACGCTGACCAAGGAAGAGGTCGCCAGCTGGAAGCCGGGCGATACCCTCCTGCTCAACGGCAAGATGCTCACCGGCCGCGACGCCGCGCACAAGCGCATCCAGGACATGCTGGCCAAGGGCGAGCAGCTGCCGGTCGACTTCACCAACCGCGTCATCTACTACGTGGGCCCGGTGGACCCGGTCCGCGACGAAGCCGTGGGCCCCGCCGGCCCGACCACGGCCACCCGCATGGACAAGTTCACCGACATGATGCTGGCCGAGACCGGCCTGATCGCCATGATCGGCAAGTCCGAGCGGGGCCCGGTTGCCATCGAGGCCATCAAGAAGCACCAGAGCGCCTACCTGATGGCCGTGGGCGGCGCCGCCTACCTGGTGAGCAAAGCCATCAAGACGGCCAAGGTCGTGGGCTTCGAAGACTTGGGGATGGAAGCCATCTATGAATTCGATGTGGTCGACATGCCGGTGACGGTCGCCGTGGATGCGGGCGGCACCAGCGCCCACATCACCGGCCCGGCGCTGTGGAAGGAAAAGATCGCCACGGGCGAGTTCAAGGGCATTGCGCTGGCTGAAGCCTGA
- a CDS encoding YgjP-like metallopeptidase domain-containing protein, whose product MTSNDLPYLSAYPAALLAQVRDLIQGEGLGPVLLRRYPQGHAVRNDKALYQYAADLKARHLRNAGTVQKVVFDSKIHVVRHALGLHTASARIQGGRLTARHEIRIASMFKQVPEEFLRMIVVHELAHLREKDHGKAFYQLCEHMEPRYHQYEFDTRLYLTHLERSGERLWAAAAGSDV is encoded by the coding sequence ATGACTTCCAACGATCTCCCTTATCTGAGCGCCTATCCCGCAGCGCTGCTGGCGCAGGTGCGTGATCTGATCCAGGGCGAAGGCTTGGGACCGGTGCTGCTGCGCCGCTATCCACAAGGCCATGCCGTACGCAACGACAAGGCGCTGTACCAGTACGCGGCGGACCTGAAGGCCCGGCACCTGCGCAATGCCGGTACGGTGCAGAAGGTCGTGTTCGACAGCAAGATCCACGTCGTGCGGCATGCCCTCGGGCTGCACACGGCGTCTGCGCGAATACAGGGCGGGCGGCTGACGGCCCGGCACGAGATCCGCATCGCGTCGATGTTCAAGCAGGTGCCGGAGGAGTTCCTGCGCATGATCGTCGTGCATGAACTGGCCCATCTGCGCGAGAAGGACCACGGCAAAGCGTTCTACCAGCTGTGCGAACACATGGAGCCGCGCTACCACCAGTACGAGTTCGATACCCGGCTGTATCTGACCCACTTGGAGCGATCGGGCGAGCGGCTGTGGGCGGCCGCAGCGGGCTCGGACGTTTAG
- the murI gene encoding glutamate racemase has protein sequence MSPTLSPSTAPIGVFDSGIGGLSVLRALRAALPHERFVYLADSAHAPYGEQGDAYVAARTEAIAHHLLQTYGIKALVVACNTATAAAIAEVRARYPALPLVGVEPALKPALSLTQTGRVGVIATRGTLASGKFGRLRASLEGPVQFAVQPCDGLALAIERSTADARDTDPATAEVRALCERYTAALAPFGTGHGEIDTLVLGCTHYIFAEQALRACTGPAVRFVETGEPVARQTRRLLEAAGALAPVSTPDGEAVRLLTTGELPLLQAAAQRWLGLPARCCAQVLVPTLASGAHSQAFSALTATHQAQAAINL, from the coding sequence ATGTCCCCTACCCTCTCCCCTTCCACGGCGCCGATCGGCGTGTTCGACAGCGGCATCGGCGGCCTGAGCGTGCTGCGGGCCCTGCGCGCCGCGCTGCCGCACGAACGCTTCGTGTACCTGGCCGACAGCGCACACGCGCCCTACGGCGAGCAGGGCGACGCCTATGTGGCCGCACGCACCGAAGCGATCGCGCACCATCTGCTGCAGACCTACGGCATCAAGGCGCTCGTCGTGGCCTGCAACACCGCCACGGCCGCGGCCATCGCCGAGGTGCGCGCCCGCTACCCGGCACTGCCCCTGGTGGGCGTGGAACCCGCGCTGAAGCCGGCCCTGTCGCTCACGCAGACCGGCCGCGTGGGCGTGATCGCCACGCGCGGCACGCTGGCCAGCGGCAAGTTCGGCCGGCTGCGCGCGTCGCTGGAGGGCCCCGTGCAGTTCGCCGTCCAACCCTGCGACGGGCTGGCCCTGGCCATCGAACGCAGCACGGCGGACGCCCGCGACACGGATCCGGCCACGGCCGAAGTCCGCGCGCTCTGCGAGCGCTATACCGCGGCCCTGGCCCCGTTCGGCACCGGCCACGGCGAGATCGACACGCTGGTGCTGGGCTGTACCCACTACATCTTTGCCGAACAGGCGCTGCGGGCCTGTACCGGGCCGGCGGTGCGTTTCGTGGAGACGGGCGAGCCCGTGGCGCGCCAGACGCGCCGGCTGCTGGAAGCCGCCGGTGCGCTGGCCCCGGTGAGCACACCCGACGGAGAGGCCGTCCGCCTGCTCACGACCGGAGAACTGCCGCTGCTGCAGGCCGCAGCCCAGCGCTGGCTGGGCCTGCCAGCCCGGTGCTGTGCGCAGGTGTTGGTGCCCACGCTTGCATCCGGAGCCCATTCACAAGCTTTTTCGGCCCTGACGGCCACCCATCAAGCGCAAGCAGCTATCAATTTATGA